A genomic window from Pyrinomonadaceae bacterium includes:
- the tsf gene encoding translation elongation factor Ts, with protein sequence MADVTAGAIKALREKTGAGMMECKKALIESEGNEERAIEILRERGLASAKKKEGRVAAEGVVGSYIHMGGKVGVLVEVNCETDFVARGEEFQQLVKDIAMHVAAAEPRFVSREEVNTDTLDKEREIARAQAKNDPKNANKPDQVIDKIVEGRLNKFYEEFVLLDQPFIKDPAKTVGELVTEKIAKTGEKVTIRRFARYKMGEGLAKRDDDFGDEVAKLTGS encoded by the coding sequence ATGGCAGATGTAACCGCAGGCGCAATTAAAGCGCTGCGCGAAAAAACCGGCGCGGGAATGATGGAGTGCAAAAAAGCGCTGATCGAATCCGAAGGCAACGAAGAACGCGCGATTGAGATTTTGCGCGAGCGCGGACTCGCGTCAGCGAAAAAGAAGGAAGGTCGCGTCGCCGCCGAAGGCGTCGTTGGCTCGTACATTCACATGGGCGGCAAGGTCGGCGTGCTGGTCGAAGTGAATTGCGAAACGGATTTCGTCGCCCGCGGCGAAGAGTTCCAGCAACTGGTAAAAGACATCGCGATGCACGTGGCCGCCGCCGAACCGCGTTTTGTTTCGCGCGAAGAGGTCAACACCGACACGCTTGATAAGGAACGTGAAATTGCCCGCGCGCAGGCGAAGAATGATCCGAAGAACGCTAACAAACCGGATCAGGTAATCGACAAGATCGTCGAAGGCCGCTTGAATAAGTTTTACGAGGAATTCGTTTTACTGGACCAGCCGTTCATTAAGGATCCGGCGAAGACCGTGGGCGAACTGGTCACCGAAAAGATCGCGAAGACGGGTGAGAAAGTCACGATCCGCCGATTCGCGCGATACAAGATGGGCGAAGGCCTGGCAAAGCGCGACGACGATTTTGGCGACGAGGTCGCGAAACTGACGGGATCGTAA
- the pyrH gene encoding UMP kinase, with product MTADKTSPAFRRVLLKLSGEALLGEQSFGIDVNVARSVAEEIKQAHSIGTQIAIVVGGGNIFRGVSTSAANMDRASADYIGMLATVMNAVVLQDALETVGIHTRVLSAINIPQLAEPFIRRRAIRHLEKGRIVILAAGTGNPFFSTDSAAALRALEIKADAILKGTKVDGVYSADPMKDSSATRFDCITFQEVLEKHLKVMDASAISMCRDNNLPIIVFNMRKAGNIARVVRNEPGVGTLVCLERP from the coding sequence GTGACTGCCGACAAAACTTCCCCTGCCTTTCGCCGCGTGCTGCTCAAGCTTTCCGGAGAAGCGCTCCTGGGCGAACAATCTTTCGGGATCGATGTAAACGTCGCGCGCAGCGTCGCCGAAGAAATCAAACAGGCCCACTCAATCGGCACCCAAATCGCCATCGTGGTGGGCGGTGGCAACATCTTTCGCGGGGTTTCAACCAGCGCCGCGAACATGGATCGGGCTTCCGCCGATTACATCGGCATGCTCGCCACGGTGATGAATGCAGTTGTGCTGCAGGACGCGCTTGAGACCGTTGGCATTCACACGCGGGTGCTTTCCGCGATCAATATTCCGCAACTCGCTGAACCTTTCATCCGGCGCCGTGCCATTCGTCATTTAGAAAAGGGGCGAATCGTGATTCTCGCTGCCGGCACCGGCAATCCGTTCTTCTCAACCGATTCCGCAGCCGCCTTGCGCGCACTCGAAATCAAAGCTGACGCAATTTTGAAAGGGACGAAAGTCGACGGCGTCTATTCGGCCGATCCCATGAAAGATTCCAGCGCCACCCGTTTTGACTGCATCACTTTTCAGGAAGTGCTGGAAAAGCATTTGAAGGTGATGGACGCTTCAGCGATTTCGATGTGCCGCGACAATAATCTGCCGATCATCGTTTTCAACATGCGCAAGGCGGGTAACATCGCTCGCGTAGTGCGAAACGAACCGGGCGTCGGCACGCTCGTCTGCCTCGAAAGACCGTAA
- the frr gene encoding ribosome recycling factor codes for MNDKDVIRETKPRMESAIEDFKRKLGTVRTGRASVSLLDTVMVDYYGTPTPLNQMASVHAPEPQMLTVTPWDTTQVVAIEKAIRAADLGLNPSNDGKLVRIPIPPLTEERRRQLAKQIHEIAEEHRTAVRNIRRDENDKLKKMLKDKAISEDTERDGLEQIQKLTDTHIGKIDELSKSKEREIMSV; via the coding sequence ATGAACGACAAAGACGTCATTCGCGAAACGAAACCGCGCATGGAAAGCGCGATTGAAGATTTCAAGCGCAAGCTCGGGACCGTGCGCACCGGCCGGGCGTCAGTAAGCCTGCTCGACACGGTTATGGTCGACTATTACGGCACGCCGACGCCGCTCAACCAGATGGCTTCCGTGCATGCTCCCGAGCCGCAGATGCTGACGGTAACGCCGTGGGACACTACCCAGGTGGTCGCGATCGAGAAAGCGATACGCGCGGCTGACCTCGGCCTGAATCCATCGAATGACGGCAAGCTCGTGCGGATTCCCATTCCGCCGCTGACTGAAGAACGCCGCAGGCAACTCGCGAAACAGATTCACGAAATCGCCGAAGAGCATCGCACGGCAGTGCGTAACATCCGCCGCGACGAAAACGACAAGCTCAAGAAGATGCTGAAGGACAAAGCGATTTCGGAAGACACTGAGCGCGACGGCCTGGAGCAGATTCAGAAACTCACCGACACGCACATCGGCAAAATAGACGAACTATCGAAATCAAAAGAGCGCGAGATCATGAGCGTGTAG
- a CDS encoding flippase activity-associated protein Agl23, translated as MSTSSTKSRHNKKRPPSPKNEAPAAPVSDHLPGEISQLTFRISAAAILIVGAVLRLFHLGLVPLHHDEGVNGNFLVSLVRQGTYTYDPQNYHGPTLYYFSAIPGWIARFFGGAGARDAYGLTTFNIRFVTAAFGVATIGLAFLLRKRLGAIGALSAGALIAISPGAVYLSRYFIHESLFVFFMLGVVVAAVKYYDTGAGVYLILAAISAALMTATKETWIINAPVLLIALITTNAYFWLRKKMNADRVRASRRDEPFLDRFGGPIGVATVALVAFTVFIVFNVLFYSSFFSNYPKGVSDSLQTLALWRKRTHEHVHPWYQYIRWLLQKESIVLVLGGIGALLALWRADNRFALFVAQWAFGLLAAYSLVGYKTPWIALNFIVPLALTSGYTLNVFYQKLRDFNQPLFFLAPAVLIVAFCGFQMYQLNFVHYDDDQYVYVYAHTRRETLVMLEQIDQVAQQMKTGHDTGVAIVSPEYWPLPWYFRDYKRVGYYQKVVPTTEPVIIGSAGQEEEIKAMYGDQYQLIDSSKLNDPRILPDRNPQGSFSLRPGVDLLLYVRRDVAKPAATN; from the coding sequence GTGAGTACCTCCTCTACAAAGTCACGCCATAACAAGAAGCGTCCGCCGTCGCCGAAGAATGAAGCGCCTGCGGCGCCCGTGAGCGATCACCTGCCCGGAGAGATCTCGCAACTCACCTTTCGCATTTCGGCTGCTGCTATTCTCATCGTCGGCGCAGTCTTGCGCCTTTTTCATCTGGGGCTTGTGCCGCTTCATCACGACGAAGGCGTGAACGGCAATTTCCTCGTGTCGCTCGTCCGTCAAGGCACGTACACCTATGATCCACAAAATTACCACGGCCCGACGCTCTACTATTTCTCGGCGATTCCCGGGTGGATAGCGCGGTTCTTTGGCGGCGCTGGAGCGCGCGACGCCTACGGTCTGACCACCTTCAACATCCGATTCGTCACCGCTGCTTTTGGTGTGGCTACGATCGGCCTGGCTTTCCTGCTGCGGAAAAGGCTGGGTGCGATCGGCGCTTTGTCTGCGGGAGCTTTGATTGCTATCTCGCCCGGAGCGGTTTATTTATCCCGCTACTTTATTCACGAGTCATTGTTTGTTTTCTTCATGCTGGGCGTTGTTGTCGCTGCGGTGAAGTACTACGACACCGGCGCCGGCGTTTACCTGATTCTCGCGGCAATATCCGCGGCCTTGATGACCGCAACGAAAGAGACCTGGATCATCAACGCACCGGTGCTTTTGATCGCACTAATTACGACGAACGCCTACTTTTGGCTCCGGAAGAAGATGAACGCCGACAGAGTACGCGCATCCAGGAGGGACGAACCGTTCCTCGATCGCTTCGGCGGGCCCATCGGAGTGGCCACGGTTGCGCTCGTCGCTTTCACGGTTTTCATAGTCTTCAACGTTCTCTTCTACTCCTCCTTTTTCAGCAACTATCCGAAAGGCGTCAGCGACTCGCTGCAAACGCTGGCCCTGTGGCGTAAGCGCACGCACGAACACGTGCATCCGTGGTACCAGTACATTCGTTGGTTGCTTCAGAAAGAAAGCATCGTCCTGGTCCTGGGCGGTATCGGCGCACTGCTTGCGCTGTGGCGCGCTGACAATCGATTTGCGCTGTTTGTGGCCCAGTGGGCGTTCGGTTTGCTCGCCGCCTATTCGCTGGTCGGTTACAAGACGCCCTGGATTGCGCTCAACTTCATTGTTCCGTTGGCATTGACGAGTGGCTATACGCTCAACGTTTTCTATCAGAAGCTGCGCGACTTCAATCAGCCGCTTTTCTTTCTCGCCCCGGCGGTCCTGATCGTCGCGTTTTGTGGCTTTCAGATGTACCAGCTTAACTTCGTCCATTACGACGATGATCAGTATGTGTACGTCTATGCCCATACACGGCGAGAGACACTGGTGATGCTTGAGCAAATTGATCAGGTCGCGCAGCAGATGAAGACCGGTCACGACACCGGTGTCGCGATCGTCTCGCCTGAATACTGGCCGCTGCCCTGGTATTTCCGCGATTACAAACGCGTGGGCTATTACCAGAAGGTCGTGCCGACTACTGAACCAGTCATCATCGGCTCAGCCGGGCAGGAAGAAGAGATCAAGGCCATGTACGGCGATCAGTATCAGCTAATCGATTCGAGCAAGCTTAACGATCCGCGCATCCTCCCGGATCGCAATCCGCAGGGGAGTTTTTCGCTGCGACCCGGAGTCGATTTGTTGTTGTATGTGCGACGTGACGTGGCTAAACCGGCCGCCACCAACTAA